In Scomber japonicus isolate fScoJap1 chromosome 3, fScoJap1.pri, whole genome shotgun sequence, the genomic window TTGATTGAATGTATCACAGTTGTAGTTGTCAATGAAACTCTGACCAAAGGTAAaactctctttcctttccttcaatcCTGAATTATTACATCTCACTTTATACCTGTatcatgttcttttttctcATAGCAGTGGTTACATTCAGTGATTTCATCTTtgtcatacatacatacagaaatacattttaaaccacATGAACAGGTAGTAATAAAACTTGGTTTCAGTCTTCAGCTAATTTATTAAGTTAGTTTCTTATGTTTTGGGCAATATAATTGTGGAGGTGGGAGTGGTTTTGGAAGTCACCTGTAGGAGAGAGACTGGGCAGAGCTGGCTCAGCATGAGCAGCACCAGGTGAGTTGATTAGCTCAGCTGGGCTGAGTTGACTAATGAAGCTCTCCTTTGTCTCAGCAGGAGTGGCTCAACTGAGATGGGGCTGTGTGCAATGAAGCTGAAGACAAGTTCTCTAAGATTGTAAGTTACTGCCATGGTGTAGATTTTTCCTGTCAAACCCCCAAATGCATATATTGTACAGTTGATCCACTTACAATGTGTATATTCACTGCTGTGTGTGGCCTTGCAAACACGAAATACTGTTTGGTCTGACCAGCAAATATGACATAGCAGAAAACCTAGAGTCTGCACTAGATTGTTTCATATATGTCAACTATAAAGCATGAAACAAAGGATTggataaaatgtttaatcaataaaattaaatagaTACAATACAGAACACTAGTAGattaaataaagtatataaaatttatgtttaaatacatttagccAGTTTTAAAATCTGGGATACACAACTGTGAAACTTCTATAGGTGCAAACATAGCTAAAGAGATAaatggagaaacagagagaagagcaCTTCAGCACTTGTCCTGTACCATTGTAGGATACTGTAAGTACCACACTAGCAGCTTAGTTAACAGGAGATGAGCAGAGAGTTGACACCGCTGGACTGACACCCTGAAGGCGGAACCAGGAGATTTCCTCCTCCGTCATCCTCTCCGTCTCCTAGGAGATCACTGGAGGATAAGCGCATGCACAGGGTGTCGGCTACCTGCAGGACTTGGGACGAAGCTGAGCCGgtacataaaaaacatacagagaGAAAGTTAAGCAGTGAGCAACTAAAACATAAAAGTTAATTTCAATtcatttaaacatcaaaaacacacCTACCATCTCCAGTCCTACTGCACACATCCAGAGTGTCCATCACAATCTTCCCCAGCGCCCTGCGGGACACGTtctagagagaaagaggggattTAAACTTGTTTGGTGTAATGTTTCATTCTGCtgcaaaaaagaagaataatgCACTAAAATCATATtgtaaatgtgatatttttttgtgtttctgactAACTGTCCTGGGTATATCCTGCAATACATAATAGTGACCTGGATAAGCAGAAAATCAATAGCTGGAATAAACACTAGATGGCACTATAGAGGTGTATGTGTAAGTGAGGtgagttcagttcagagctttgAGTGGTAAATAATTTCACCTTGTTACgtagctgcagcagcagagtcaGAGTATCTTTGAGTTTTTCCTCCAGCAAAGACAGATGGGTTTTTTCTGTCTCCTCCAGCCTCGttttgtcctcctcttcctctgttctctggtaacaggaagaggaataaacaaatacattacaATCTTAACTATGTCTAATTGAGCCAAGTTAAAACTTTCTTCTATGGTGTACTCCAGAAACCTCAAATTCAACCCTCAACAttcaaaaatcaaacattttatggCCATGTCAACACAATAAACTGCTGATTCACTGAATCAGTGTGGCTATATTAGCCACACTGATTAGCATGTTAATGAGACAGAAGAAAGTGATGGAATGAAAATGTGTCCAGAATTTAGTCTGAGTTTATCCAGAAAGAAGATAATTTGAAAGGAGTATCAGACATTTATTGATGACAGCAAGAAactatgttttaaaataattgagATTTAAGAAAGGAACTCAAGTTATTGGCATATTAGACCAGAtttgtttaactttttaaacttgTTGTCCCCATCCCCAACTGACACCGACCCCGAGTGACATTACTTGGGGCAACTGAACAAATTTGACAAGACTCACAAAAAGGTTTTATATAATACATGCAGTAGACTAGTGCTTGCAAACACATGTAAGCTAATGACTAATAATAAATCATCTGATAAACCATTAAAGTGAAGTGTTGTGGGGACTTTAAACTTTGTTACAATTTTCTTTGATCAGACTGCCACTCCGATAAGacgagatttttttttacttaatctGACATTATCCCTCCAGAGCAGTTCCACATTCAACAAAACCATTAATCacatttctccttctctttcaccCACCTTCTCCTCTTCACAGTTTCTGCAGCCTTCTGGATGCTGTTGGTTTGGTTCCTTCCAGgtgcagcgccccctgctgtctTTAGAAGTGTGGTTTTTGTCATGCAGGTGGCTCTGAGATAGCAGCTGGTGGACCACATGTTTCTGACAGCtggatgaggagagagagggcacAGTTACAGGTTTCTGTGAGTGGGCACTTGTTGGATTTTTGTAAGTTTGTTTCCATCTATGTCACATAGCTCAATCACCCTCAAAGACTTACTTGTCTTTCAATTAATACACAGTTGCTGTTTGGTTTATTGATGGCTCTATCTATGTCTCTGCTGAGAAAAGTTGAAGGCTGAATCACAGCTACAGTTTTGATACTTCCACACTTGCTGGGAACCGGCAGTTAAGAAGCTTCTCACACAAGGATTAAACAATGAAAAGTGTCAAAGAGTTCACCTAATCAAACATAAGAGTATGAAATCCATTACGCATGTTAGCACAGAGAGCTGCAGGTATCTACTGGATATCCGGGGAAGATTAAGCACTAATTCCACATATTCTGAAGATGTTATCAGattacaaaacaacaaaaagtaaGAATAGTCCTTTAAGGTGTTGATGTGCGTCAGAAATCAGCTAACCCTTTCCCGCAGCTATGCAGTCGGCTGATCTGCTTCTTCACCTCCATCAGGCAGCACTGTCCTTCGTCGctgccccccctgtcctcctcctcttcatcggAAGCAGCTCTCCCCTCCACTGCTCTCTGCAGACCCTCTGCATCTGCAAACAGACCAATCTTTTTGCTTTTGCTGACAATGTATTGTGCAAGACTTTTCACATGTGCACTGGTCTACATTGGTATTTCATGAAAAAAACTAATGGTGGTGGTTTAAATGTTCTGTTTACCCTGTTGCAAAGCTTGAAATTGATCAGTCACCCCCTGACAAACATGCTGAATGGAAACAAAGACGGTTGCAAAATGTGCAATGCCACTGCTGGTGAAAACCTATAGTTCACACACTGATTCATCAGCTCTCCAGTCACTCACCTGTCTTGCTGCAGGTCTCTTCTTCAACTGAGTAAATATGTTCATGGGCAGGGTTGGGAATGCAGGTGCAGCAGGATCTGAGGGTAGAAAATAAACCTTAAATATCTTGCTAGTTAGTGTGGACCAATATTCTCCTTCATTGGTGCATGATGCATGATGACTCAACGTAGCATTTGCAGGATTGGGCCTGTATGATGAATCGCTGCTAGCACCAATTAAGGTTTTTATGTAACATCCCAGCCTTGTTCTTCATTTTGGCTACTGTCTAATAATAACATGCGTACAAACCGCCTGTCCTACAGGAGAGTACTAGTGACGTTCCAGATCAGATATGAAATCCATTTATCAAATCCTTTTAAATCTCTGATCGGATCGTAACAGGTTACCTTTAAACATTTTCAAGTTTCTTTGATTGTTGGCAGAAACACAACAGTTTTTACTGGCAGCTTAAATAATGTTCCAACCTGTAGCTACAACCTGAAAATGTGCTGTGCAGCGTAATACATcgtgttaataaaaatgtatctgagACACTTAATTAACAGCTGTAGCCTGCTGTGGTTCAGTGTTATGAAACTTATCGGATTCAAATGTTGACATTGACAATCCACAGAAAATGAGAAGCCTTCTACCTGTGTgcttgaaaaaagatgaaaaggttTGGCAGGAGCTTCGTTATCATCGGAGTTTAACAAATACAGGCATTTTGCTGTCTGTGAACAGGATCCAAAATGGAAACGACTATCAGGGCCCGTCACTATATGTGACATGTTAGACTTCAAATCAATTGTAGCTGGCATGATGTGCAAAGATGATGTGGCGTGAGAGGCCACAGACGAACTTCTTAAATCAGATACAGTACCAGCCAAAAGTGTCAGTACTGACATACTTTCTTTATCGAGGGAATGCAAAGATGTTTTCAAACTTTAGACTGATACCGTATGACAAAAACCATGTTGTCTGAAGGTTCAAACGTGCCAATCTTTCCATCTGAGGCTAGAATCAGTTGTGATCTACATGAAGTTCTACATGGGATTAAATTCTACAAATTCCATTTTCAGGCTGATTATAAATGAAGTTTTATAATTAAGTTCGGGAACAAAGATGACGCCTCATGCCTCCCTTATTTCCACACAAGTAGTACTTAAGTCACACCTTATCCGCTCTTCTCCCTTTTGTCTTAACTTtcacatccctccctcccaaacCCTttcaaacacactctctctctcttttgtttgatTTCAGGAACCACTGGGCCTCCATCCAGGACAGGctgaaccctaaccccctaatgGTTCCCTCCCTATTCCCACCACAGGCTAGGTACAACATCCTGTGTCATCTAACCACCACCCTGATTCTCACgccatcccttcatcccttacCCTAAACCCCGTCCCTTTATCCCTTCATCCCACACCCCTTACCCTCCATCCCCTCATCACTCCACcctccaaccctaacccttcctcccttaactctccaaccctaacccttcatccctAATCATtcaaccctcatcccttcatccctcatcCCTTCAGGTCTAACACTTCTACTTTTGTTGGAATACATCCTTAAACTCATATGTAAATTGGtgtggtctttgttagtgaatGTAGTCTGATCCTAGTCTGAGGCAACCTTGTATTGGAAAGATCATGTAGtcctggaaacacacactggGTGTTATCTGTTCACTAATCTGTTGTTAGTAAGAGTGTAGCTTGACATTTAGCCTGTCACTTGTGAATTCAAAGTCAGATTCATTTCTTCCAGATTCTGAATATCTggctcttttttgtttgttgttgggtGCTCAAACATTTGCTTAATGTTAGGTGGATGAGAGCAGCGAGAgtcaaccaaaacagtaaaggctttaaatcaaaacaatgagctgaaagatgaaaaaaaccCTGTTTTGAAGAAAAGTTTTGGATTATTTTCTGGGGGTTTGTCACTATGAGTGACCCCTTTTTATGTCAAATGTGTCTTTGACAACCTTCAGAGCAGGTTTCAACTGTCTCTGATGTATTGTAGATGCAAATGAGTTGAATTGGGTACAATCTGTTCACTGTGCAGGCCTAGACAGAGAGTCTTTGTTAAACATTAACGCAGTGGTTTTGTTGCTCTATCTGCTTTTAACCCAACACTCTGGTTTTGATCGAGTGTAACTTTACCTGTTGGTTTTTAGTGCATTGAATTTCAAATCAGCACACCAGAGAGACAAGTGATAAATAGTGTAAATAGATGCACAGACACACCCCCACATGAGACCACACACATTGTTCGTACCTGTACTGCTGCAGCTCAGTCTCCAGCTGTGTGATCCTGGACTGGAGCTGCGGCACAGACTGGGCCTGTTCCTGGATCATCCGAACCCTCTCAAGCCCCAAGCTCAGAGCCTCCCTGGCCTCCTCCGCTCGCCTCCTGATGGAGATCATCCGAGATCATCAAGCCATTTCTCTAAAATGTCTACGCTCTGCTATTAAACATAATCAAACTTTATGAAACTCCCTGTAATAAATGCACCAACCTGATTTGAGCGTTCTCCTTCCTCAGTGCACCCTCCACCCCATGCAGCTTGCGCACTTCCTGGTACGCCCATcgcacctcctcctccagacgCTCATTAAATTTGATGGCCTCCTCCAGCTGCCCATCGCGTGAGGAGCGGATCAGCTTCAACTCCCTTAAGAGGGGGTCTCTCATGTCCCGTCTCCTCAATGACCTCCTCTCCCTGTCACCTCCAGCACTAGACTGTCCTTTAATTCTGAGTGTTGGCACCAGTTTTCCCTGTATGAGGGTGATGGAAGTTGAAGGAGACGAAACGGTAGACTTAAAGCTGGAGGCAGAGGGGAGGGTGCGGCTCCTCTCGCGTCGGAGGGCCACCTCCAGCGCCAGGCAGCGAGCATCGCTCCCCTGCAGTGCTGAGCGGAGGTCCTCCACCAACTCCCTCAGAGCTGCTACCTCCTCTGGAGAAGAAAGAGACTGTTAAATTTGTGGTGAAAGTGAAATCAAATGTGTTCATCTTGTGTATGGGTCATTTTTTCTTagataaatattaatttaaatacaaGAACAAAGAACAGGATCTCACTTTGAAAGAGTGTTTTGTATTAGTGTCACACAGCTTTTTTCAGTGACACTAAGTACATTTGCTCAGgtactacacatacacacaggtgataaattaaaggaaaatcCAACATAAATGTTCAtagtaaggtgttgggccaCCGGAACAGCTTAAGTGCTccttggcattgattctacagtctctgaactctactggagggatgaactccattcttccaaaagatttTCCCTCATTGGAGAGCACTGCCCAACACATCGCACCAAATCTTCTTTAGGTGTTCAGTTCGGTTGAGATGTGGTGACTGTAAAGACCATAGCAtgtgattcacatcattttcatactcatcgaaccattcagtgacccctcgTGCACTGTGGATGGGAGTATTGTCaacctggaagagaccactcccatcaggatagaaatggtGAGGTTTCATCACAGGATAAACatgatcactcagaacaaccCTTCAGAGCAACCCTTCCctgtactgttgtttttctttaattttttaccCGTCTGTTATTACTGTGCAACTGTACATTTGTACTTTATGCTACTTTATGTACTTCCACTCACTTTAGAGGGAAATGTTGTATTTCAAACTGCACTTAAGTTGTCAGGCAGCTGTAGTAACTAGTAACTGatttacatacaaaacatatgGTGAAAACAATATAGAGTAATTTTACATAATTAACCTTTTGACCTTTGAATTAGTAGCTAAtggagactttttaaaaaaaaatgtgcttcctttacttttttttcaacttcAGTAAATGATCTGAACACACTCTCCACCACTATACTTTTTAGAAAACGTGAGACTGTAGAGCAGTTTAAAAAGGTGGTGCAGGAGGAGGATAATAAATCAGAAGTGGAGGTAGGGAAAGTTACAGTTgctaaagacaaaaaataaatattttttggtATTTGGTATTAATATTATCTTCCTTTTCTCTACACACTGTCTCAAGACAACTATTAATGCTGTGTGTATTTCTAACCAGTGAATAATGAGTAGGGCTACATCACAAGTAGGCAGCCAGATGAGTTTAGAAATAAGAGGAACACAACTATTCGTTTCACAAACAAGGGCTTAAACTAGAGCCACAGTCAAAATTGTAAGTGGAGCAAAATACCCCCCCCAAGTTTTTAATAAACCTCATCGAGATGTGCACAGTTACAGTTAGAAGGTATGGCAACAGACTACATTAACACTCAATATTCTATGAGGCATTTAAATGCAGTTTGACTTGCAGTATGAGGTAAACATCGGTACCTGATTCACGGTCTTCTGTGGTTCGACCTTTACTAGGTCTGTGTGCTGGTCCACTCTGATCTCTCGTCAGATCAAAACTGACACATTTTCTCCGCCTGACGCGCGGCCACCGGAGCCGGATCTGTCTCTCCACCAGCTCTGTGTCCTCAGTCACGGGCAGACGCCAGGCACACTCCCCGGTGCCTCTGCGCACACTGCGCACACGGAAATACCCACAGAGGCGCGAGTGAAAGTCTTTAAAGGACAGCTGGCTGGGCAGCCCAGAACAAACATCTTTAAACTCttcgtcttcttcctctttttctgcaTCTCCAGttactcctttctgtcctttcgTCTTTCCTTTCTCAGCTCCAGTGAGCCCCAGCACTGCGCAGAGTGAGGTGAAATCCTCCGCAGACACCGTATCGTCCCGGTTGGTGTAAGCAAGGTGGTGGAAGACCTCCTGCAGGTATTGATCTATTCCAGTGGCCAACACTACGATTTCGTTCTCTACACAGGGATCAGGGCAGTGGTGATGGGCCAGTGCGCTCCGTAGCCACTCGCTTTTACGCGCTGCTCGGGGCGAGGGCTGGACGCACTGCAGAGCCAATGCAGCACGCTCCATGACTGCACATAAACTTACTTTCTCCTCCAGGTGTTATCAAATAAAAATCTGATCACGGCAATAAGCACTGGATATAATTTCAACCCTGGATTAAACTGAAAGGCTTTCTCGTGCGCTTTGGTGCAGCGTAATTCTCTGGAAACCTCACCTAAGATTCCTTTCCGGCACATCCAGTCAAGATCTGATCCCCTCGGGTGCTAAAACTCCCAGTCCTCCGACTCCACCCTTtttgtggacacacacacacacacacacacacacacacacacacacacacacacacacacacacacacacaccctgcatgtgtgtgtctatgtgtgtgatTGTACAGTGCCAACTAAGTGCTTTTCACAGATTTCTGTGAAGTGAAGCCAATGTTGATGCAGTAATAGTCTGAGATTTCGAAAAgtggatcacacacacacccacccacacacacacagatacacataaaCACTGCTAAAGCATATCCAACTAATCATGTCCTTAATGAACTCTCTGAAAGTACTCAGAGACACTTGAGTTTTAGGATCTGTGGTAAATCCTTACAATAAGCAGTATCTGCAAACCATATCTCTGTTGATTATCAGataaaatgtaatgtgagaTCACATATTGCTCATATAAGTGAGTTTTTAGGGCTTTGTCGAAAtgtgataaaaacaaaaccataacAATTCGGAATGCGTCATGGTGGGTTTCAGTTTGCACTTTAACCAGAATGATGCTTAAGTGGACCTGAGTCACTACCTGTGtggcagcaacaacaaaaaaagagtaaaatgagTCTTGATATTTAATCTGTCGCCAGTTGCCAACCACACACATTCCTTCAATTGCAAGTCAaacattcatttctgttttttatcctTGAGGAAACCGAGCAACTCCCAGCGGAAATACCTTTCCCCGCTCTGACCTCACCACTTGTCACAAACCTGACAGCCTAAACAAAGAGAGCATCTTGGTTACACTCACCTAGGCATGACTAGACAGTAATTACACCGCATGAATTACTCCCCACTGGTGCATTTAACTATCACATTACACACTGAAAATAAGTTAATGAGGCCTGAACTAGTGCTCAAACGATTCattaaaaaatcttaaaaattgTCAATTAATAAGAAGAGTTTTGGATTTTTGTTTGAAAGTGAACAATTTGAAGACATTACTTTAGCTCAGTGAAATTGAAatggacattttttattatttaaagacatttgtaGATACATATTACAATATCAAAGACAAGCAGACAAAATTCTATACTCAAAGTCTGCACAAAAATGCTTATAAACCATAAAAGAAAATTCTGATAGATCTGGTTGTACAAACTATTTTAGTACTTGCTGACATTTAGTAGTTGAAACAGTAATTGAAGTAATACAATGAACTTTGATGAACTTAAAACACACTAAAAGAGTGACAGCTACACCTATATATAGATATGACAGACACAGATATAATATTGTATATCTAATCACTTATTCTACATTGCGTAACATACGTAACCAACAGGGTTGGCGTGGTAACGACTTGTAAATCACAAGGTAGCTATGCCCTAAAGCATACCTCACTTTATAATCTATGTCAGTCTAAATGAGACCATAATTACAACATAAACATAATGGTGTATTAAAGAAGACTTCAAACTAGCAATTGAAGCCATATTGCGATTGAGGTCTTGTTGATCTTGTCGTCatctttttggagccagtgcAGTCGCCCCATGCTGCCATTTAGAAAGAATGCATGTTTAAAGCACTTCctcattggcttcactttttaGACCTGGACCTATACCGGCTTAGGTTCCATATGGTATCCATATTTTCAACTTAGCAATAAAATATGATCATATTTTCCAAAAGTTACACTATTTCTTGGGGTATATataaaccatttttaaaaacaatattaaaattgGCTAAAGTGGCTAACATAGGAAAACATACTTATTTATAAAGTCCTGGCTTTGGCCTTGGAAGCATTGCACTAGACTCCCACACTAACCAATCTTGGATAATGGAACTGTGCTTCATGCAAACcagcaaa contains:
- the si:ch211-112f3.4 gene encoding EF-hand and coiled-coil domain-containing protein 1, with the translated sequence MERAALALQCVQPSPRAARKSEWLRSALAHHHCPDPCVENEIVVLATGIDQYLQEVFHHLAYTNRDDTVSAEDFTSLCAVLGLTGAEKGKTKGQKGVTGDAEKEEEDEEFKDVCSGLPSQLSFKDFHSRLCGYFRVRSVRRGTGECAWRLPVTEDTELVERQIRLRWPRVRRRKCVSFDLTRDQSGPAHRPSKGRTTEDLKESLSSPEEVAALRELVEDLRSALQGSDARCLALEVALRRERSRTLPSASSFKSTVSSPSTSITLIQGKLVPTLRIKGQSSAGGDRERRSLRRRDMRDPLLRELKLIRSSRDGQLEEAIKFNERLEEEVRWAYQEVRKLHGVEGALRKENAQIRRRAEEAREALSLGLERVRMIQEQAQSVPQLQSRITQLETELQQYRYEQCVCLAQYIVSKSKKIGLFADAEGLQRAVEGRAASDEEEEDRGGSDEGQCCLMEVKKQISRLHSCGKGCQKHVVHQLLSQSHLHDKNHTSKDSRGRCTWKEPNQQHPEGCRNCEEEKRTEEEEDKTRLEETEKTHLSLLEEKLKDTLTLLLQLRNKNVSRRALGKIVMDTLDVCSRTGDASSQVLQVADTLCMRLSSSDLLGDGEDDGGGNLLVPPSGCQSSGVNSLLISC